The Penaeus monodon isolate SGIC_2016 chromosome 5, NSTDA_Pmon_1, whole genome shotgun sequence genome window below encodes:
- the LOC119573018 gene encoding uncharacterized protein LOC119573018, with amino-acid sequence MLVLVLCLLVGSALGTAIDRPRRGIFDNGIGLDPSGYLPPQNDFCQPSTVYRTQVQYSTLVVPSTIYNNDIQYVTQTDVRTQQVYSTFNSEVVSTVVVPQVQYQTVTVTRTQQNVRTQVVTLPPQVRYVTETRQDVRTDVQYQTQYETRFQQVPSTVIRNVVSTQVVPQQVISTIFRTQTITRTRQVPGQTRTIASTQYSTIYSTVVQPGQDVYLTQTLDRTNVVTQTISQPGRTQVITSTQVVPVTTTIFSQVVLTNTQTQFITRTQTEQRVTTVVRVQQVPQFNTRTITVPQQVVRTQVSTQVVPTTIFSQQTVPTIVNVPGQTQYVTVTRTVVNTQQLPGQVRTQYVTRTVYNTNYVTSTIFNQQYNTATVTRTTQPNCNTGYNYNEPAVAFNAFGR; translated from the coding sequence ATGTTGGTGCTGGTGTTGTGCCTGCTGGTGGGAAGCGCCCTCGGAACTGCCATCGACAGACCGCGTCGAGGGATCTTCGATAATGGAATAGGTCTGGATCCCTCGGGTTATTTGCCACCGCAGAATGACTTCTGCCAACCCTCCACAGTGTACAGGACGCAAGTGCAGTACTCCACTTTGGTCGTCCCTTCCACCATATACAACAATGACATCCAGTACGTCACTCAGACTGACGTTCGTACACAACAAGTGTACAGTACATTCAATTCCGAGGTCGTGAGTACCGTGGTAGTGCCACAGGTACAGTACCAGACGGTGACGGTCACCCGCACCCAACAGAACGTCCGTACACAGGTGGTCACTCTTCCTCCTCAAGTACGTTATGTGACAGAAACTAGGCAAGATGTGAGGACTGATGTACAGTACCAGACGCAATACGAGACCCGCTTCCAACAGGTGCCTTCGACCGTCATCAGGAATGTCGTCTCTACGCAGGTGGTCCCCCAACAGGTCATCAGTACCATCTTCCGGACTCAAACCATCACAAGGACGCGTCAAGTGCCTGGTCAAACCCGCACTATCGCTAGTACCCAGTACAGCACCATATATTCCACTGTTGTCCAGCCAGGCCAAGATGTATACCTCACGCAGACGTTAGACAGGACGAACGTCGTTACCCAGACCATCTCACAGCCCGGCAGGACTCAAGTCATCACCTCCACACAGGTGGTTCctgtcaccaccaccatcttctcACAGGTTGTCCTCACCAACACCCAGACTCAGTTcataacacgcacacagacgGAACAACGCGTCACCACCGTCGTGCGCGTACAGCAAGTGCCACAGTTCAACACAAGAACCATCACGGTGCCCCAACAGGTGGTGAGGACCCAGGTGTCTACCCAGGTGGTGCCCACGACCATTTTTTCTCAGCAGACTGTCCCTACAATCGTTAACGTGCCAGGTCAAACACAGTACGTCACCGTCACCCGCACTGTTGTCAACACCCAACAACTTCCCGGTCAGGTCCGCACCCAGTACGTCACAAGAACTGTCTACAACACAAACTACGTGACTTCCACCATATTCAACCAGCAGTACAACACCGCTACGGTTACCAGAACCACCCAGCCTAACTGCAACACCGGATACAACTATAATGAACCCGCTGTGGCCTTCAACGCCTTCGGCCGCTGA